CTGCTGTGCCCGACTCAACGCCAGTGCGGTGTTGGGGGCCGTCGCCAGTGCCACCGCGACGCGGCGACGGCGATGGGATTCCGCGTTCCCGAACACCCGCAGATCACTCTCCGGTATCTGCAACGCCTCATCGAGTTGGCGGGGCGACGGACCGGGCCCGTCGCCGTAGACCACCTCGGCGGCGGCCGGCGACACCAAAATGGTGTCGATCGGCGCTCCCAGCACCGCGCGCGCGTGCATGTCGTACTCCGACAGTCGCTGCGAGCGCACGGTCACCAGCCCCGAGTCGTACGGCCGCGCGCTCACATCGCAGAAGTACACCTCGTCGCCGCGGACAAATAGCTCGACACCGTAAACACCGTGCCCGCCAAGGGCATTGACCGCACGAGCGGCGATCGAGCGGGCCAGCTCCAGAGCCGCCTGGCTCAGCGGCTGCGGCTGCCACATCTGCATCGCGTCGGTGCCGCTCTGCCGATGTGCGATGGGCTCGCAGAAGTACAGCCGGGTGGCGCCGCCCACACCGGCCGTGCGCACCGTGAGCAGCGTGATCTCGTAGTCGATCTCCACCACGGTCTCCACCAGCACCCGCTGGTTGCCGCCGATGTTCGCGGCGATGGCCTGCTCCCATGCCGGTTCGGCATCGCCGTCACGCAACACCACCGACTGCCCTTGGCCGTATGCCGCCGACACCGGGCGCACCACCGCCGGGAAGCCCGACGTTTCGAGCACCTTGTGCAGCTCGTCGACCGAGTCGGCGAACCAGTACGCGGGCGTGGGCAGGCCAAGCTCCTCGGCGGCCATCCGCCGCATCCCCTCGCGATCACCGGCCAGCCGGACAGCCTTGGCGGTCGGGATCACCTGGGCGATCTTGCCGTCGGCCAGCTTGTCCAGCGCCTCCCCCGACGCCGTCTCCACCAGCGGCACCACGAATCGGGGCCGTTCCTTCTCGACGAGCTCGAACAGATGCTCCGACTCACCGATCGGCGCCAGCACGGAACGGTCCGCCACGCCGTGGGCGGGCCCGCTGCTTGCGCTGTCCACCACGAGGACCTCGGCGCCCAGACGTTGGAAGGAGATGGCCAGTTCCTTGGCCAGCTCGCCCGAACCGAGCAGCATCACGGTGGTGCGGTTGGCGGCGGACTCCGGCTGATCGACGGGTGCCGCCACGGAAGTGGCCGCCGGGGCGTCCGCTGCCGTGTCCTCGGTGCCGTCCCGGGTCGGAGCCTCGTCTGCGGGTGCCTTCGCCTCGGGTTTCACGGTCTTGACGGCCTTGCCGACCTTCGCGCCGTTGGTGGCGCGCACGGCGTCTTCGGTCACCGGTGCCGCCGCTGCGGGCGCGGGCCTCACGGTGTCGGTTGACCCCGTCATCCCTTGCTCGCTGGGGGGCGAACCCTCCTGCGTCACCACGATGCCCCTCACGCCTTCCGGTCGATCTGTCGCCCTATTGGACCGTGCCTAGCGTGCCAGATTGCCACACATCCTCAACCGAGAGTGCTGTGGACGTAGCACCAGCGCCAGCTCTCGCCCGGCTCGTGAGAACGCATCACCGGGTGTCCGGTGGCGTGGAAATGCGCGGTGGCGTGCTGGTGGGGGCTGGAATCGCAACAGCTGACCCGGCCGCATTCCAGGCACATCCGCAGATGTGCCCACACCTGCTCGCCCAGCGCCGCGCAGTCCTCGCACTGACCGGGGGTGCGGGGTTGTGGGTCGTGCCCGGTGGCGGCCGCCAGCTCCGGACAGGGATCCGGTCCCGGTGTCGACGCGGGCGCGGGCGATCCACGCCGAAACAGCCGCTTCATCTCTGCCCTCTCAACGTGCCCACTTAGGCGCCGGAACCGCTCTCCGCACAGAATACGAAGGTGAACGTTTCCCTGCTGGCGGTACTCACGGTTGCCCTGGTTCTGGCCGCGATTTCTCGGCGATTCGGGCTTCCCACGCCGTTGGTGCTGGTCGTGGCCGGTCTGGCGGCCACCGCCATCCCTGGCTTGCCGTCCATCGAAATGGATCCGGACCTCGTGTTGTTCGTGATCCTGCCGCCGCTGCTCTACACGACGGCGCTGGAGAGCTCGTACGTCAATCTGCGCAAGAACATCAGGGCAGTCGGCAGCCTGGCCGTGCTGCTTCCCCTGGTCACCACCGTCGCGGTGGGCTTCGTGGCGTTCTACGCCGTCCCCGAACTGCCGTTGGCCGGCGCGATGGTGCTCGGTGCCATCGTGGCCCCGCCCGACGCGGTATCGGCCACCGCCATCGGCCGTCGCCTGGGTCTGCCGCGCAACATCATGACGCTGCTGGGCGGTGAGAGTCTGCTCAACGACGCCACCGCGCTCACCGCCTATCGGGTCGCGATCGCCGCGGCGATCGGGCTCGGTGCCACCGTGGCCGACGGGTTCAAGATCTTCGCGCTCGCGGCCATCGGCGGGGTATTCGTCGGATTCGTCATCGGCAAATTGGTCAACGTCATCCGGTGCAAGCTGGACGATCCGCTCTCCGAGAGTGCGATCGGCCTGGTGGTGCCCTTCTTCGCCTACCTGCTCGCCGAGGAGGTGCACGGCTCCGGTGTGATCGCCGTGGTGGTCGCGGGGCTCATGCTCGGTCACCGCTCGGTGCGGGCCGGATACGCCACCCGACTGCAGGACGACGCGGTGTGGAAGGCCGTGCAACTGCTGCTGGAATCCTTTGCGTTCCTGCTCATCGGATTGCAGCTGCCCAAGGTCATCGAGGGGCTGCGAGGCCTGTCCTTCAACACCATCCTGCTCTCCTCGATTGCGGTGCTGACCACGGTGATAGCGGTGCGCATCGTGTTCGTATTCGCGTTCGCCTACATGCGCCCACCCGGCCAACGACCTTCGGCCCGAGGGGTTTTCGTGGTGGCATGGGCCGGGATGCGTGGCGTGGTGTCACTGGCGATGGCCTTCGCGGTGCCGCTGACCACCATTACCGGCGAGCCACTGCCCGGGCATCCGCACATCGTGTTCCTCACCTTTGTGGTCGTGGTGGGAACCCTTCTCCTGCATGGACTTACGCTGCCGTGGGTAATCAGGGTGCTCGGCGTGCAGAGCGACGACGAGCGCAAGGACGCACTCGCCGAGGCCGCCGCTCAGGACAAGGCCGCCCGCGCGGCCGCCGACCGTCTCGAGGAACTGCTCGACGACAACGACGGCATCGAGGACACCAACGTACGCAGCCGGGCCGCAGAGATATTGCGGCACTGGAACACCCGGCGTCGCAACGCGGCATGGGAGCGTCTCGGGCGCAGCGACGAGGACGCCGGCGAGAGTCCGATGGCCGCCTTCCGGAACCTGCGTCTGGAGATGCTCGAGACGGAGCGGGAGGTGTTCATCGCCGAACGCGATGCGGGCAATATCGACGACGAGGTGCTGCGCACCGTCTTACGCGGCCTCGACCTCGAAGAGGCCACCATGAACCAGGCCGACCGCTAGCGGGCTAGGGCTGACCGGGCAGCAGCTGCACCATCAGCCCGTTGGCATCGGCCAGCACGGTGCCGTGCGCGTCGTACAGTTCGGCCGAGACGAAGGCCTTGCGGCGGTCCACCTCGTCGATGCGGCTGCTGGCCGTCAAGGGCACCCCCACCGGCACCACCTCGCGGTAGTTGACGTGCAGGAAGGCGGTGCGGCTGATCGTGCGACCCGCCATGATCACCGTCATCCCGAAGAGATGGTCGAACAACAGCGGCAGAATGCCGCCGTGCACGGCACCGTTGCCCCCCAGGTAGAACCGTGGGAAGTCGCCGTGCGCCTCGATACCGTCCGGGCCGGCCTTGTCGATGAACCACGGCGGCAGCAGCAGATGCCCGTTGGCGGGCTCGTCGGCCACCCGGTTGGCGGGACCGACCCCCTCGGGTGACTCGTACGGGTCCATCAGCTCGACGAGCTTCTCGGTGAGGTCGGCCGCCTCATCCCAGCGCGGGTCCTCCATATCGGCCGACACCGCGAGGTCCTGCAACCGCCGCATGGCGGTCAGGAAGCGCCCGAACCCCGGGCCTACCGAGGACGGCGAGTACTGCGGGAACCCGCCACTGTGCTCGCCTTCGATCTCACGGATCGCCCGATTCATCTCTTCGTGGAGCGCGGCGAGCCTGTCCCCGTCAGCAGTCATGACCCCGAGAGTATGTCCCGCCGCACAATCGTCTGATCGCGGCCCGGCCCGACACCGATGCACGACATCGGTGCACCCGCCAGCTCCTCCAGCCTCAGCACGTAATCCTGCGCCTTGGCGGGTAGTTCGGCGAATTCCCGGGCACCCGAGATGTCCTCCCACCAGCCCGGAAGCTCCTCGTAAACCGGTGTGGCGCGGTAGATCTCGCTTTGGGTCATCGGCATCTCGTTGGTGCGCTTGCCGTCCACCTCGTAGCCGACGCAGATCGGTACCGTCTGCAGGCTGGACAGCACGTCCAGTTTTGTCAGGAAGTAGTCGGTGATGCCGTTGACCCGCGTGGCGTACCGGGCGATGACGGCGTCGAACCAGCCGCAACGCCGGGCGCGGCCGGTGGTCACGCCCACCTCGCCGCCCGTCTTGGCCAGGTAGGCGCCGTGCTCGTCGAACAGCTCGGTGGGGAACGGACCCGAGCCCACGCGGGTGGTGTACGCCTTGAGGATCCCGAGCACGGTGGTGATCCGGGTGGGCCCGATACCGGATCCCACCGACGCACCGCCCGCAGTCGGGTTCGAGGACGTCACAAAGGGATACGTACCGTGATCGACGTCGAGCAGCGTGCCCTGCGATCCCTCCAGCAGCACCGTCTCACCGCGCTCCAGCGCCTGGTTGAGCTGCAGACGGGCATCGGCGATGCGGTGCTTGAATCCTTCAGCCTGCTCCAGCACCCCGTCGACCACCTGATCCGGGTCCAGGGCCTTGCGGTTGTAGATCTTGACCAGTACCTGGTTCTTGAATTCCAGTGCGGCATGGACCTTCTGGCGCAGAGACTCCTCGTCGAGGACATCGGCGACCCGGATTCCGATACGCGCCACCTTGTCCTGGTAGCAGGGACCGATACCGCGGCCGGTGGTGCCAATCTTCTTGGACCCCAGGTACCTTTCGGTCACCTTGTCGATCGCGACGTGGTACGGCATCAACAGATGCGCATCCGCGGACAGGATGAGACCCGAGGTGTCGATCCCCCGCTCCTCCAGGCCCGCGAGCTCGGTCAGCAGCACGCCGGGGTCGACCACGACACCGTTGCCGATGACGTTCGTCACCCCCGGGGTGAGGATGCCCGACGGGATGAGATGCAGGGCGAAATTCTCCCCGTTGGGCAACACGACTGTGTGTCCGGCGTTGTTACCGCCTTGGTAGCGGACTACCCATTGAACCGAGCCACCGAGCAGGTCGGTCGCCTTGCCTTTCCCCTCGTCGCCCCATTGAGCGCCGATCAGGACTATTGCCGGCATGTGCGTTCTCTGCGCTTCCCTGTTGGCAGCCCCCACCGCGGGCCATCGCGGCGCAGCGCTGCGCGTGCAAAATGTTGTTCAGCCGGTGAGCCACTGTATCGCAGGCCACACGCTTTGTGCGCATTCAGACAGCTGAAGGAGGTCCTTGGTGAGTACCCCGGGTGTCGCCGAGAAGGCATCGGCACGGGTTTTGCTGTTCGGTGCGCGCCGGCTGCCCCGCGTTTTGCGGGATCTCCCGGTGGAACGGGTGGAGGAATCCGATGCGGTGCGCGCGCTTGTCGGCGCGCTCCCGGACGGTGCCACCCGGCTGGTCGTGGTCGGCTCCGATGCAGACCTGGCACAGGTGCTCACCTACCTGATGCGTGCCGAAAGGCTGGACGTGGAGCTGGGTTTCGTGCCGGATCGGCGTTCGCATGTGCGGCGGATCTATCGGATCGGCTTCGGCGCGGCACGCCGGGCACGCGAGGGACACGCGGACCGGGTGCCGCTCATCCGCGACGACACCGGGACGGCCCTGGCCGGCCGCGCCTCGTGGCAGAGCGGCGACGGCAACGGGGTGACCGGCGAGGCGACCGTGGATGACACCCTGCTTTTCGACGGTGCCGCACTGGTCGACGTCGAGCCCACCGAGTCCGTGCCGGGCCTGCGCGCGTCCGTACGAAGCCGCATCCGTCTCCTTCCCCGCCGCTGGGCGACCGGGCGGGCCGCACAGTTGGGCACCGAGGGTGCCGTCGTCGTCCGTGACGGCGTCGCGGGCCCTCGCCCGGTCACCCGCTCCACGTTCTATCGGCACCAACAGGGCTGGTTGCTTGTCCGGTAGCTTTTGGCCGTGAACGTCAAGCAGTCGGTACGCCCCAGCCCCGTCTTTCTGGCGCTGGTCGCGCTCACCATCGCCGGGGCGGTGCTGGCATGGCTGGGCGGCAACTCCACCGAGCCGTTGGCACGCGGCGGGGTGTTCGTCTTCGTGTTCACCGGGTGGGTGGTCTCGCTGTGCCTGCACGAGTTCGGGCATGCCTACACCGCGTGGCGTTTCGGTGACACCCGGGCGCGGGGGTATCTGACGTTGAACCCGCTGCAGTACACCGATCCGGTGCTGTCCATCGTGCTGCCGCTGGTGTTCATCGCGCTCGGCGGCATCGGACTCCCGGGCGGGGCCGTGTACGTCCACACCGCCGGCATGAGCAACCGGCAGCGGACCATGGTGAGTCTGGCCGGACCGAGCGCGAATGCAGCGCTGGCCGTGTTAATTCTCGGGACGACAGCACTTTTCGCCGATCGCGACCACATCGTCTTCTGGGCGGCCATGGCCTACCTCGGATTTCTCCAGGTGACGGCGGTGGTGCTCAACCTGCTACCGGTGCCGGGCCTGGACGGCTACGGCGCGCTCGAACCGCACCTGAGCCCCAACACGCAGCGCACACTCGGCAACGCCAAGACGTTCGGGTTCCTCATCTTGTTCCTGCTGCTGATGTCGCCGCCGATCAACAGGGCGTTCTTCGGCGCCGTGTACTGGGTCGTCGCGTCGTTCGGCGTCGACCCCGGGCTCGCCCAGATCGGTGGCTGGCTGTTCCGCTTCTGGAGCAAGCTGCTCTAGCCGGGGCTACCAGTTGGCGTGTTCTTCGCAGTGCTCTTGCGCCTCAGGCGGTTCCACCTGAATGGTGGCGTGCGACAGGCCACGGTCAGCGAGCACGGAGCGTGCCGCCGCCAGCACCAGCGCGGCGTCGGCGGTGCTGGTCAGGTGTGCGGTGGCCATGTCCTTGCCCGGCACCAGGGTCCACACGTGCAGATCGTGCACGCTGCTCACACCGTCCACCGCCAGCAGTGCGGAACGCAGCTCCTCGACGTCGATGTGCTTGGGCGAGGTCTCGGTCAGGATGCGCAGCGCGGCCCGCGCCAGCGAGAACGCCCGCGGCAATATCCACAGCGAAATAAGAACGCCGACAACGATATCGGCGTACTTCCAGCCGGTGGTGAGAGTGATGATCGCCGCCACCAGCACGCCGACGCTACCGACCGCGTCGGCCAGCACCTCCATGTATGCGCCGCGGACCGCGAGACTGCCCTCGGCATGCGAACGCAGCAACCAGATCACCACCACGTTGGCGGCCAGCCCGGCCAACGCGACGATCATCATCGGCATCCCCGGAACCTCCGGGGGTGCGCCACCGGTCAGGCGTTCCACCGCCTCGTACATCACGAAGGCGGAGATGCCGGTGAGTAGCGCCGCGTTGACGATCGCGGTGAGCACCTCGGCACGGTGCCAGCCGTAGGTCCTTGCCGCCGAGGTACTTCCGCGACGAGCCAGCAGGATGGCGCTGAGCCCCATGATGAGTCCGACGAGATCGGTGAGCATGTGACCGGCGTCGGCCAACAGGGCCAGCGAATTGATCAGCAGCGCGACGACGAGTTCGAGGACGAAGAACGAGCCGACGATGCCCAGGGAGACGCACATGCGTCCCACCCGCACGTCGGCCGGATTGGCCGCGGCGGCCCCATGCCCGTGATCGTGTCCGACTCCCACTGCGACTCCTCTCGACCCCTCGAACTTATATGCAAAAGTTCGCATAGGGCAATGAGTCCTCCCTGCGCCCTCACCGCGCCGACACGCCGTGCCGCGGCGGGTTCGTGTCGCTTATCCCCGCCACGAGACGGCGTGTCGACGGGAGTGGGTTACAGACCCAACGCGGGACGGGCGGCCGGATCGCAGTCGTCGAGCAGATCGCAGCACCGCGCGAATTCGTGATCCTCACCGATCAGCTTGGCGGCACGGGCCAGGGCGGCCACCGCACGCAGGAAGCCGCGATTGGGCTCGTGCGAGTACGGCACCGGACCAAAGCCCTTCCACCCGTTTCGTCGCAACTGGTCCAGGCCACGGTGATACCCCGTGCGCGCGAAGGCGTACGCGGTGACGATGCTGGCCGTGCGGTTGTCGGACCCGTCGTCATCCAGCGCATTCTCGGCGAGTTCGGCCCAGGCGATCGACGCGGCGGGATACGCCGCCGCCACCGCGGCCGGATCCTGACCGTTGAGCAGGGCCGATTCGGCGTCGTCATCTCCGGGCAGCAGCACCGGCTCGGGACCCAGCAGATCATGCGTTGGACTCATAGCAGCCATTCTGACGCCAACCGTCCCCGGTGATCGCGATAGGGTGGGCGCGGTCGATCGCGCCTGCGCGAAAGAGCGCTAAGCACGGATAAGGAACGAAACGCATGGCGAACCCCACCGGTGGAAATTCCGAGGCCAAGCCCGACCCACAGGGCGAAGAGCCCGTGGACTCCGCCGAGCAGCCGGAAGGCGCCGCGAACACCCCGGAGATCTCCGACGCCGAGGACAACACAGACACCGGTCCGGTTCCGCCGCTCGACGACGCTCAGACCGTCGTGATGGCGCCGGCCAAGCCCGACGTTCCGCGCTACACGGCTCCCGGATTCGACGCCAACAAGACCGAGATGATCGTGCCCGTCGGCGACGATCCGAAAACCGAGTTCATCCAGCCGCTGGCGACCAAGGCGCGCCCCAAGGCGGCAACCCCCGAGACCATCGCTCCGCGCAAGGAAGAGAAGCGGAGCTGGGGCTGGGTAATCGCACTGGCCCTCGTCGTCGCCGCGCTGGCTGCGGTCATCGTCCTGGCCGCAGTCATCATCTCTCGCACCAGCGCACCGAAGGCATCCCAAGAAGAGTTGGTGCGCACCAGCATTCAGAACTACGACAACGCCATCCAGACCGGCAACCTGGCCGCCCTACGCACGATCACCTGCGGCGAGACCCGCGACGGCTACGTGCGCTACCCCGACGCCGAATGGTCCCAGACGTATCAGAAGGTGGCCGCCGCCAAGCAGTACCCGGTGGTCGCCAGCATCGACGAGGTCGTCGTCAACGGCGAGCATGCCGAGGCCAACGTCACCTCCTTCATGGCGTTCGCGCCGCAGACCCGGTCATCGCGAAGCTTCGATCTGCAGCTGCGCGACAACCAGTGGAAGATCTGCCAGTCCGACTAGCTGCCGGAGCTCGACGAGGAACCGCCGCCCGACGACGAGCTGGAACCACCGGACGACGAACCACCGGACGAGGTGCCCGACGACTTCGAGCTCTGCGAGCTGCTGGACGAGCCGCCACCGGTCTGACCTGCGCTGCCGGGCGTGCCCTGCGTTCCACCGCGCCCACCGGGGCCCCCTGCACCCGCACCGCGTGAACCCTTGACCGACGACGAGTTGCCACCATTGCCGCCATTGCCGCCCCGATGGATCGGGCCGCCAGTGCCACCGGCGCCACCGGCTCCGCCCTTGCTGTCGCCGTCGGTGGCCTGGGAGTGACCACCACGGCCGCCAGCGCCGCCATTGCCGAGGCCCTTGGAGTCTCCGCCGGTACCGCCCTTGCCGCCGGTGTTGGTCTTGCCGGTGTCCCCGTTTCCGCTGGCGTCACCGCCCGCACCACCGCCGCCGCCGTTCCCGACCGTGCCCGACGTGCCGCCCTTGCCGCCGTTTCCACCCGTGGCGGGTCCCGTCTTCACGAGTCCGTTTGTGGTCTCGGCCTTGCCTCCGGCGCCGCCGCTGCCACCATTGCCGACGACGGCATGCGAATCGGCGCCGTTACCACCGGTGCCTCCGGTCGCGGTGC
The nucleotide sequence above comes from Mycobacteroides saopaulense. Encoded proteins:
- the purT gene encoding formate-dependent phosphoribosylglycinamide formyltransferase: MRGIVVTQEGSPPSEQGMTGSTDTVRPAPAAAAPVTEDAVRATNGAKVGKAVKTVKPEAKAPADEAPTRDGTEDTAADAPAATSVAAPVDQPESAANRTTVMLLGSGELAKELAISFQRLGAEVLVVDSASSGPAHGVADRSVLAPIGESEHLFELVEKERPRFVVPLVETASGEALDKLADGKIAQVIPTAKAVRLAGDREGMRRMAAEELGLPTPAYWFADSVDELHKVLETSGFPAVVRPVSAAYGQGQSVVLRDGDAEPAWEQAIAANIGGNQRVLVETVVEIDYEITLLTVRTAGVGGATRLYFCEPIAHRQSGTDAMQMWQPQPLSQAALELARSIAARAVNALGGHGVYGVELFVRGDEVYFCDVSARPYDSGLVTVRSQRLSEYDMHARAVLGAPIDTILVSPAAAEVVYGDGPGPSPRQLDEALQIPESDLRVFGNAESHRRRRVAVALATAPNTALALSRAQQVARHLR
- a CDS encoding UBP-type zinc finger domain-containing protein, yielding MKRLFRRGSPAPASTPGPDPCPELAAATGHDPQPRTPGQCEDCAALGEQVWAHLRMCLECGRVSCCDSSPHQHATAHFHATGHPVMRSHEPGESWRWCYVHSTLG
- a CDS encoding Na+/H+ antiporter is translated as MNVSLLAVLTVALVLAAISRRFGLPTPLVLVVAGLAATAIPGLPSIEMDPDLVLFVILPPLLYTTALESSYVNLRKNIRAVGSLAVLLPLVTTVAVGFVAFYAVPELPLAGAMVLGAIVAPPDAVSATAIGRRLGLPRNIMTLLGGESLLNDATALTAYRVAIAAAIGLGATVADGFKIFALAAIGGVFVGFVIGKLVNVIRCKLDDPLSESAIGLVVPFFAYLLAEEVHGSGVIAVVVAGLMLGHRSVRAGYATRLQDDAVWKAVQLLLESFAFLLIGLQLPKVIEGLRGLSFNTILLSSIAVLTTVIAVRIVFVFAFAYMRPPGQRPSARGVFVVAWAGMRGVVSLAMAFAVPLTTITGEPLPGHPHIVFLTFVVVVGTLLLHGLTLPWVIRVLGVQSDDERKDALAEAAAQDKAARAAADRLEELLDDNDGIEDTNVRSRAAEILRHWNTRRRNAAWERLGRSDEDAGESPMAAFRNLRLEMLETEREVFIAERDAGNIDDEVLRTVLRGLDLEEATMNQADR
- a CDS encoding PaaI family thioesterase, translated to MTADGDRLAALHEEMNRAIREIEGEHSGGFPQYSPSSVGPGFGRFLTAMRRLQDLAVSADMEDPRWDEAADLTEKLVELMDPYESPEGVGPANRVADEPANGHLLLPPWFIDKAGPDGIEAHGDFPRFYLGGNGAVHGGILPLLFDHLFGMTVIMAGRTISRTAFLHVNYREVVPVGVPLTASSRIDEVDRRKAFVSAELYDAHGTVLADANGLMVQLLPGQP
- a CDS encoding adenylosuccinate synthase; the protein is MPAIVLIGAQWGDEGKGKATDLLGGSVQWVVRYQGGNNAGHTVVLPNGENFALHLIPSGILTPGVTNVIGNGVVVDPGVLLTELAGLEERGIDTSGLILSADAHLLMPYHVAIDKVTERYLGSKKIGTTGRGIGPCYQDKVARIGIRVADVLDEESLRQKVHAALEFKNQVLVKIYNRKALDPDQVVDGVLEQAEGFKHRIADARLQLNQALERGETVLLEGSQGTLLDVDHGTYPFVTSSNPTAGGASVGSGIGPTRITTVLGILKAYTTRVGSGPFPTELFDEHGAYLAKTGGEVGVTTGRARRCGWFDAVIARYATRVNGITDYFLTKLDVLSSLQTVPICVGYEVDGKRTNEMPMTQSEIYRATPVYEELPGWWEDISGAREFAELPAKAQDYVLRLEELAGAPMSCIGVGPGRDQTIVRRDILSGS
- a CDS encoding peptidase M50, which encodes MSTPGVAEKASARVLLFGARRLPRVLRDLPVERVEESDAVRALVGALPDGATRLVVVGSDADLAQVLTYLMRAERLDVELGFVPDRRSHVRRIYRIGFGAARRAREGHADRVPLIRDDTGTALAGRASWQSGDGNGVTGEATVDDTLLFDGAALVDVEPTESVPGLRASVRSRIRLLPRRWATGRAAQLGTEGAVVVRDGVAGPRPVTRSTFYRHQQGWLLVR
- a CDS encoding site-2 protease family protein encodes the protein MNVKQSVRPSPVFLALVALTIAGAVLAWLGGNSTEPLARGGVFVFVFTGWVVSLCLHEFGHAYTAWRFGDTRARGYLTLNPLQYTDPVLSIVLPLVFIALGGIGLPGGAVYVHTAGMSNRQRTMVSLAGPSANAALAVLILGTTALFADRDHIVFWAAMAYLGFLQVTAVVLNLLPVPGLDGYGALEPHLSPNTQRTLGNAKTFGFLILFLLLMSPPINRAFFGAVYWVVASFGVDPGLAQIGGWLFRFWSKLL
- a CDS encoding cation diffusion facilitator family transporter, translated to MGVGHDHGHGAAAANPADVRVGRMCVSLGIVGSFFVLELVVALLINSLALLADAGHMLTDLVGLIMGLSAILLARRGSTSAARTYGWHRAEVLTAIVNAALLTGISAFVMYEAVERLTGGAPPEVPGMPMMIVALAGLAANVVVIWLLRSHAEGSLAVRGAYMEVLADAVGSVGVLVAAIITLTTGWKYADIVVGVLISLWILPRAFSLARAALRILTETSPKHIDVEELRSALLAVDGVSSVHDLHVWTLVPGKDMATAHLTSTADAALVLAAARSVLADRGLSHATIQVEPPEAQEHCEEHANW
- a CDS encoding DUF3151 domain-containing protein; protein product: MSPTHDLLGPEPVLLPGDDDAESALLNGQDPAAVAAAYPAASIAWAELAENALDDDGSDNRTASIVTAYAFARTGYHRGLDQLRRNGWKGFGPVPYSHEPNRGFLRAVAALARAAKLIGEDHEFARCCDLLDDCDPAARPALGL
- a CDS encoding Rv0361 family membrane protein; amino-acid sequence: MANPTGGNSEAKPDPQGEEPVDSAEQPEGAANTPEISDAEDNTDTGPVPPLDDAQTVVMAPAKPDVPRYTAPGFDANKTEMIVPVGDDPKTEFIQPLATKARPKAATPETIAPRKEEKRSWGWVIALALVVAALAAVIVLAAVIISRTSAPKASQEELVRTSIQNYDNAIQTGNLAALRTITCGETRDGYVRYPDAEWSQTYQKVAAAKQYPVVASIDEVVVNGEHAEANVTSFMAFAPQTRSSRSFDLQLRDNQWKICQSD